In Planctomycetota bacterium, the DNA window GCGAGAGCCCCGCCCGCGCCGTACGCGTCAAGACCGATTCGTCCATCGTGCGGTCTGCCGCGCTGGCGTCGCACAAGTCCAGCGACCCCGTCGACGCGGTGCTCAGCGCGGGCAACACCGGCGCCTGCGTGTCGGCGGCCATCATGCACCTCAAGCGGCTGCCCCGCGTGCATCGCCCGGGCATCGCCGTGACCATCCCGGGCTTCCAGGGGCCCATCGTACTGTGCGATGCGGGCGCCAACCCGCTGCCCAAGCCGACGCACCTGTGGCAGTACGCGGTGATGGCCGAGGCGTATGCCCGCCAGGCGCTGCACATCGAATCGCCCCGGGTGGCCGTGCTCAACATTGGGGCCGAGGAGGGCAAGGGCACCAACCTCATCCAGCGTTCGCGGGACCTCATCGCCGCCTCGCCCGGCATCAACTTCATCGGGTACATCGAGGGTCGCGACTTCTTCGACGGCGCCGCCGACGTGGTCGTCACCGACGGGTTCGTGGGCAACACCGTGCTCAAGATGGCCGAGGGCCTGGCGCGGAGCCTCTTCGGCGCAGTCGCCCACGCCATCTTCGACATGGATGCCGAACTGGCGCTCAAGATCGAGCCGGCGATCAAGTCGCTCTATCGCAAGAGCGACTACGAGGAACTCGGCGGGGCGCCGCTGCTGGGCGTCAACGGCACCTACATCATCGCGCACGGCTCGAGCAAGGCCAAGACGATCGCCGCCTCGATCCGCAACGGCTTCGCGTCGCTCCGCGCAGGCCTCAACGACGCCATCGCCGCCCGCCTCGAGGAGGTCGAGGGCGCCGTCGACGCCGATCTCGTGCGGGAGTCGGCATGACCAGCCGAGGCTTTCCGGGCGCGGCCATCGTCGGGTCGGGCATGGCGCTGCCCCAGACGCTGCTGACCAACGCCGATCTCGAGCGGATGATGGACACCAGCGACGAGTGGATCCGCCAGCGGACGGGCGTCGTCCAGCGGCGGGTGGCCAAGCGTGAACTCGGCGAGAGCACCGCCATGCTGGGCAGCCGCGCGCTCGAGGCCGCGCTGCACGACGCGGGCCTGGGCCCGACCGACCTGGACCAGATCGTCGTCGCCACGATGACGCCCGACATGCCCACGCCGTCGGCCGCATGCCAGATCGCCGCCGCCGTCGGCGCCGGGACCGTGGGCGGGTTCGATCTGTCGGCCGCCTGCTCGGGCTTCGTGTTCGCCCTCAACACCGCCGACGCCCTCGTTCGCGCGGGCACGGCCCGCACCGTCGGGCTGGTGGGCGTGGACATCATCACCCGCCACGTCGACTACTCCAACCGCGCCCGCGGCACCTCCATCCTCTTCGGCGACGGCGCGGGCGCCATGATCATCCAGGGCTGCGACGACGATGCGCTCGGCGTGCAGGCGCAGGCCATGCACACCGACGGCGCGCGCTGGCCCGACCTGTTCGTCCCGATGGCCGACGCCGACTTCCCGCCCGACTTCGACCACGAGCGCGACGGCTTCGATCTGGGCAGCCTGCACATGAACGGCCGCGCGGTCTTCAAGTTCGCCGTCACGACCTTCGGCGACGTGATCCAGGAGACGCTCGACAAGGCGGGCCTCGCCGCCGACCAGATCGACCACTACGTGTGCCACCAGTCCAACCGCCGCATCCTCGATGCCGCCCGCGAGCGTTTCGGCCTGCCCGAGAGCAAGCTGCACGTCAACATCGATCGCTACGGCAACACCGTCGCGGCCAGCGTGGCGTTGTGCTTCGCCGAACTGAGGGCCGAGGGCCGCATCGAGCCCGGACAACTTGTGATGTTCCTGGGCTTCGGCGCCGGGCTCACGTGGGGCAGCAGCCTGTGGCGGGTCTAGAGCATCTTCGAGCGCTCCGTAGCGGCCGTCCGGCCGCACACTCGCTCTCGTGCGGCGTCGCCGGAGTGCATCCGGCGGGCCTAGACGGACGCACACGCTACATCTGCATCGAATCTGCTCTAGCCGCGAGCGGCGCGACGAGCAACGGGAAGGGCGACCGGCCATGAGCGACGCCATCGTGGTGCTGTGCCCGGGCCAGGGCGCCCAGGCGGTGGGCATGGGCCGGGCGTGGGCCGATGCCAGCGACGCCGCCCGGGCGATCTTCGAGCAGGCCGACGCCGTGCTGGGCGACGAGCTCGGCGCGCCGCTGTCGGCCCTGTGCTTCGATGGCCCGCCCGAGACGCTCAACCGCACCGACGTCAGCCAGCCGGCGATCTACGTCGCCTCGGTGGCGTCGTGGCACGGCTGGGGCGACCATCCGCCGCTCGCCGCCACCGCAGGCCTCAGCCTGGGCGAATACACCGCGCTGCACCTCGCGGGCGCCTTCAGCTTCGAGGATGGCCTGCGGCTGGTCACGCTGCGCGGCCGGGCGATGCAGGACGCCGCCGAGGCCGCTCCGGGCGGCATGCTCGCGCTCATCGGCGCCGATGAGGCCGCCGCCCAGAGGGTCTGCGATGAGGCCCGCCAGGGCGCCGTGCTGGTCTGCGCCAACTTCAACGCACCGGGCCAGGTCGTGCTCAGCGGTGACGCCGAGGCCATCTCCCGCGCCCAGGAGCGGGCGTCGGCCGACGGCCTGCGGACCGCGCCGCTGCCGGTGGCGGGGGCGTTCCACTCGCCGTTGATGGAGCCCGCGGCCGACCGCCTCGCCGAGGCCCTGGCCACCACGCCCGTGCGGGCCCCGGGCTGCCCGGTATCGTCCAACGTCACCGCGCGGCCGCACGAGGCCGACCCCGATTCCATCCGCCGCCGGCTGGCCGAGCAGCTCACCAACCCCGTTCGGTGGGCGGACGGCTGCGCGAACCTGCGGGCCGAGCCGTCCCTCGCCGATGCCGCCTGGCACGAGCTGGCGCCCGGCAAGAGCCTCGCGGGCATGATGCGGCGGATCGACCGGGCCGTCCGCATCGCGACGCACGACCAGCCGGAGGGATAGCCAGAGAGGCCCCGGCTGCGGCATTCGCCCCTAGGCTGCTCCGGGGCCACACCATCCACCAGGGCCGAACCGCCGCCGATGCCGCGGCGAATCGACTCGGCAGGGGGCGGCCTCGCCCCGCGGACCGGGATTCGCCGGCCGCCTGCTTTGGAGAGCCACGCATGTCCATCCGCCGCAACGGTGTCGTCCGCGTCCTGGGGCTGGTTGCCGCCGCCGTGCCCGCGGTGCTGGTGGCCTGCAGCGAGCCCCCGCCCCCGCCGCCCCCACCCCCGCCGCCTCCGCCGCCGCCTCCGCCGCCGATGGTCGACGCCACCGAGGTGCTCGCCTCGATGGACGTGGACGCCCGCATCTCGGCCTCGCCGGACATCCGCGTGCTGGCCGAGCACGAGCCGTTCATCCGCGCGTCCTTCGAGTTCGCCGACGCGCTCGCGCGGGGCGACGACGAGGCGTTCCAGGGCATGCTGTCGGCCAGCGCCCGCGGCGTGATGGACGACCTGCTGTTCAGCGGCGGGTGGTACGACG includes these proteins:
- a CDS encoding beta-ketoacyl-ACP synthase III is translated as MTSRGFPGAAIVGSGMALPQTLLTNADLERMMDTSDEWIRQRTGVVQRRVAKRELGESTAMLGSRALEAALHDAGLGPTDLDQIVVATMTPDMPTPSAACQIAAAVGAGTVGGFDLSAACSGFVFALNTADALVRAGTARTVGLVGVDIITRHVDYSNRARGTSILFGDGAGAMIIQGCDDDALGVQAQAMHTDGARWPDLFVPMADADFPPDFDHERDGFDLGSLHMNGRAVFKFAVTTFGDVIQETLDKAGLAADQIDHYVCHQSNRRILDAARERFGLPESKLHVNIDRYGNTVAASVALCFAELRAEGRIEPGQLVMFLGFGAGLTWGSSLWRV
- a CDS encoding ACP S-malonyltransferase encodes the protein MSDAIVVLCPGQGAQAVGMGRAWADASDAARAIFEQADAVLGDELGAPLSALCFDGPPETLNRTDVSQPAIYVASVASWHGWGDHPPLAATAGLSLGEYTALHLAGAFSFEDGLRLVTLRGRAMQDAAEAAPGGMLALIGADEAAAQRVCDEARQGAVLVCANFNAPGQVVLSGDAEAISRAQERASADGLRTAPLPVAGAFHSPLMEPAADRLAEALATTPVRAPGCPVSSNVTARPHEADPDSIRRRLAEQLTNPVRWADGCANLRAEPSLADAAWHELAPGKSLAGMMRRIDRAVRIATHDQPEG
- the plsX gene encoding phosphate acyltransferase PlsX — protein: MRLAVDVMGGDHAPDAILAGCFQALDALNEGDRLVLVGDEPTILDVAREQGVDSGRFDVIATTQVVEMGESPARAVRVKTDSSIVRSAALASHKSSDPVDAVLSAGNTGACVSAAIMHLKRLPRVHRPGIAVTIPGFQGPIVLCDAGANPLPKPTHLWQYAVMAEAYARQALHIESPRVAVLNIGAEEGKGTNLIQRSRDLIAASPGINFIGYIEGRDFFDGAADVVVTDGFVGNTVLKMAEGLARSLFGAVAHAIFDMDAELALKIEPAIKSLYRKSDYEELGGAPLLGVNGTYIIAHGSSKAKTIAASIRNGFASLRAGLNDAIAARLEEVEGAVDADLVRESA